In the Fibrobacter succinogenes genome, CTTCACTTGACCCGCATTCATCGTGCCGCAAGTTTCAAAGTTATGAGTCTTCGTCCAGAAATTACGTACATGCTTTTCGAAATTAGGCACATCGCCCAATCGCCAACTTTCCATGTTCTGGCGGATTTTTTCAAGGCCACCTTCGGCATCGAGCATCAAAAGTTTATCTGCAAGTTTCGCCTTCGAAGAATTATCGCCCCAGTTGCCATCACCACGAATGTCATCAGCAACAAAGTCAGCAAACTTGAGCATTTCGCTTACCGAGCCATAGCTCTGCATCATCACAGAAACGGCCAGGAGCGCCGCGCTGTAATCGTCCGAACCGAACAAGCTAATATCTTCTGCGGACTTGCTCGATGTTGTAGTTGTCTGGCCACCACGGTTCCAACCACCAAAGCCACCATAGCCTCCACCGCCAGAGCTGCCAAGGCTAATCCCGAAAGACGAAAGCACATCTGTCAACGCACGCCCGCTCTGACTACCGATTGGCTGGTTATTGCCGGAATCTTCCACAAGCTTCATCACACGCGGGGCAGCCATATGCGTAAGCATGTTCACGTTGAATGAATCGCGCTTCGATAAATCGACAACTGCACGAAGCTTCAGCAACGACTGCGAATACGCTCCTGTGAATTCATCCATGTAAAAACCGTTCGCTTCTACTCTCACATACGGCGAAACAAGATTGACATTTTCAAAATTAAACGAGCCATTCGAAGAGACAATGCATGTTTCGTGCGAACGATCAGAATCCGCCAAGCGCTTCATGCTATCCAGCTCAACAATCTTGACCGAAGTCCCGTAACGGAATGGACCCTTTTCTACAAAACCCGAAATAGCAACGCCCGCTCTACGGAAATCCGTTGCTTCATCTTCCGTTTCAACGGCAGATTCAACTGGAACAAGAACACCATCATGACAAGTGAATGTCCCGGTTATAGCCGTATCGTTGAATGGCTTTTGAATTTCAGAAGTATCTTTACCTAATTCTTTACTAGAACTAGAAACTCGATGATGATGTTCCCTTTGCGAAGAACTGCTCACCGAAGAAGAGCTACTCTTATTATCTTTGGGCGGATTTTCTTTTGGCGGATCCTCATTAGAATCCGAGCTTTCTACTTCCGAAATCGTCTCGCAATCTTCGCCATCGCACGGAATAGACCCATACTTAACAGAATCGCAAGACGTCAAAACTAGCGCCAATAAAAATAATATCCAAACCCGCATAAGGTGAATATTAGTAATTTCTAATCCGTGAACCCAGACTTGAGGCCACGAATAGCGACATATCGGCGATTTCCCGACTTGTCAATGATAATAGCAACTCCGGCCAAGTAGTTAATCCACTTTCCGCCATCGTACTTTTTCAATTCTATCTGCAAATTCGAGCAGTAAGCCACAAGCGGAACCATCAACTTGTCATGCGAGCTCAAGAGCACAAACTTCTCCTTGGTGTATTTCTTGAGAAGAACATCCTCGATAAGTTCCACGGAGCGTTCAGCGAGATTGTAGTATGCCGCATTAGCTCCCGTCGAATAAGCACCCGTATAAGCATACTTGGAGGTCACTTCCCAGCCACCGCCACATTCACTCTTAGCCTTTTCAACCTCTTCGCTATTCTTGGTGTACCAATCGTCGTTCAACTGCGGAATCGTATCGCGCGTATCATAAGATTGGCCACGGCCCTTGGCAATTGACATCACCGTCTGATGGGCGCGCAAAAATTCAGAACCGCCAAGAACAAAATCTTCCTTGAA is a window encoding:
- a CDS encoding histidine phosphatase family protein: MTSCDSVKYGSIPCDGEDCETISEVESSDSNEDPPKENPPKDNKSSSSSVSSSSQREHHHRVSSSSKELGKDTSEIQKPFNDTAITGTFTCHDGVLVPVESAVETEDEATDFRRAGVAISGFVEKGPFRYGTSVKIVELDSMKRLADSDRSHETCIVSSNGSFNFENVNLVSPYVRVEANGFYMDEFTGAYSQSLLKLRAVVDLSKRDSFNVNMLTHMAAPRVMKLVEDSGNNQPIGSQSGRALTDVLSSFGISLGSSGGGGYGGFGGWNRGGQTTTTSSKSAEDISLFGSDDYSAALLAVSVMMQSYGSVSEMLKFADFVADDIRGDGNWGDNSSKAKLADKLLMLDAEGGLEKIRQNMESWRLGDVPNFEKHVRNFWTKTHNFETCGTMNAGQVKHVGNSQSQYFVSYYEQPDGPKIRFICDRTTKNWRVATDLEKDTYGLGAGDYDGQIKSGKINQDKSYIYDQGKRTWRVPEPGEILEFEDVADVLKTVAVGEKVIFILRHAERSDDTGKTGHLTSNGKKQSQSVGEKFKGEDIYFANSTYTRSYETCENVAAGAGFAQLVSDTIPDLDGSWFVKNESKLEDYKNSDGGGWVVTSAYAYKGSYSDAFYPLKSRGEEFITEVVKPRFESVGKVAVWISHDMLVVPLAAYCTEGKVNLRYFDTKQWINYLAGVAVIMGVDGTLRYVPVKGLSSGTMTM